The sequence below is a genomic window from Dromaius novaehollandiae isolate bDroNov1 chromosome 7, bDroNov1.hap1, whole genome shotgun sequence.
AAAGAGcatatttatcagaaaaaaatcagtgtactTTTTGAATGCACTGATGTATTGGTGTTGTCAGAGCCATCCATCATCCAGTACCATCTCCATTTGCAATGAATATCTGACCCACAGTCGTCTCTGGGAGAGGTAAACCTATAAAACACTTTCAGCTCTCATCTTACAACATAATCATGCTCCGGgggagaaaatgtgttttttcctaaggaaaattCTGTTCCACAAGGATTAAAATGGGCTGAATGCTAGCAATCCTTTGACATGCTTAAATCTAAAGTGTTCAGAGCTGAAAGTGTTATGTAAAAGCATTTCTGTTGAGCTTTGTGCATTATGTTTACTGTTGGTGTTGATGTCGCCTCCTTTTTCCATCCCCCAAGAAGAAGAAGCAGTAGAGAGTCCGATGGCCGTGGAAGCGAAACCTGCTGCTCTTCCTGGGAAGCAACTGGGGAAAGAGCATGGGCTTGTTGAGCCTGCAGACCAGGCAAAGGGCCTCAGGGAGGGTCAGCCGGACTCTGGTTTGGAGGCCAAAGGGTGTCGCGAAGACAAAGTGCCAAGTGTGGCATCCAGCAGGGAGACCGTAACAGTTGTGGCGGAAACGCCCCCGAAAGACACATCCCCTTCCTTGGCTGAGGAAGGTGTGTCCTCCTTAGGATTGCATGTGTTTGCTGCCAGTAAATTCTCCTCCAGCTTTCTCCAGTGCTTTCCAAGGCTGCTTCATTTCCTGTTCTTCCCATTTATTAGTATGACTGCTCTTGTTATTATGCTTGAAGAGTGTGTAGCAGATAATCCGATTGCATAGGTGCTGTATGACAACATGGTTTCCCACCACTGCAGCTGATTCCTGATTTTTACTTTGCCATGATACAATATGCTTTGCAGCTGAGCTGATACCTCTGTGTAAGCCTTTTTCCCCCATCTCTGATGTGTTTGCCAGTCACATTGCTaatctgtgtatattttttttctttttggtgcagagattcatctgcttttctttcaaaaagtagATTTATTGACTTTGACTATGACATAAAGAGGCTTAAACtgtagaaatgttttcatttgcgGTGTGCAGTATTTTTTGTGCTTCAGTGCATTCTGGTTTAGCTTCCCTAAAGCTATCGCTTCTTATGTCATATCCTTGCCATTCATTGCATCCACCCGCTCTCCCCTTGATCATTGCCAGAACTctgattttttgtgtgttttactgTATTACAAATGTTTAACCCTGCTGGAGTTCCTTGCTCAGGCAAAATGCCCATCACTTCGACCGAGATATCTGCCTTCATCATGAAGTTCAGGACTGGGTGCACAGGGAGAAGTTCTGATTTGCTTACTCAGGCAAAATATTTACTGCAATCAGTTGTTTTCTGTAAATAAGAACTAGGAAAGGTCTTCAAGATTGTCCTTTTAATGGTATTTCTCTTCAGTCAGGGTGAAGACAGGGTGCAAAGACACCTTGTACAGGGTAGTGATGTACCCGTTCACTGCCTGGCCAAGAAATGCTGCTTTGGGGAGCCTGGTATTCTGGCCCAGCTAAGGAAGGTTAAATTACTTTGGCAGTCAGAATATCTTTTGATGCCACTATTACTGCTCATTGGCGTTACAGTAAGATGAATCTAGCTAGCTAAGTTCAGTGAAACTGATGACATCAGCTCACTGGCCATGTTTGTATACATTTTACAGTTTGCAAGTAAGTCACCAAACTTAGAAACATAAAGGGGTAAAACTACTGTAGTTgtagtttatttgtttttacctGCAGAGTTTAGATGGCAGTACCTTTTTTGACTAAATGTTAACATatgcaaatgttttaaataatggCCAATACTTTGATACAATTGTTCTAAAAAATGTATAGTCATCAGAGTCACAGTATGGCTCCATGgacttttaatgaaataattgaTAAGAGGAGATTCAGATTTGGCCCAGTGTTTGTTATGACAAGTTTTAGAAGAAGtcctaaaacattttttaacagaTCACTTCAGAAAGTTCTACTGTACTCTGCAGTATAAGTCTTCAAATTTTTCATACGATatacttcatatttttcatatGACAAAACATGCTGTCAATAACTTACAGGGCATGTATAAAAAAACTTAACCAGGTATTACTCCCTAAAAATACATGGCAGACTATGAGagtagcatttttcattttaaaataacttaggGTCTGATCTACAGTCACTGCAACACACCCAGCATTCTTTGACTTCAGTTACAGCTGAGGGTGGCTGGCCATTTTGAAGACTAGCTTTCCAAGATTGGAAACTGTTAGTAGCTCCACTGATTTACACATGCCAGTTTCATGACAGCAATAAGATTTTTGCCATTTGCCAAAGAGTAAACGTGAGAAGTTGGTACAGTCCAAAAAGTAGCCTCTTCTGACGCTTGAGACACCTCTCATATGTATTATTTCTTTAGTTTAGGCCGTgtgtaaaagaaaaatctgttataaaaaagataaagaaacGTATAAACATATATGTTCTAAATGTTAGCAATACCCAAAGATACTATTGATTGGACCTAATATTGCAGACCATACTAAAGGGAAACTAACACTGACTTCATAGTCGAGGAAAGCATGCCAATGAAGTGAGGGTTATATATGGTTTTACTGTTGTATACAGACCATGAAGATGAACAAGTCATATAAAGTCATCTCATTTCAGTGGTCACAGATTTACATGTGTACAACTCGCATTTTCACTGTAAAACCTCATGTATTGAGAGCAAACCAGGATTTAACACTTTAAAGCAGATTTCTAGGTGGATAGCCTTGCTGCATGCTTGcatctttttccctctcccttccatTATTCATACCAAGATGTTGTTCTAAGCCACATAACTGCCTGCCTGTAAGTGCTTTAAATAATTATGTTGTAAAACCCAAACAAACTACTTCAGGTTTACTTACAGCCACGAAGATGGAAAACCGTGTCCAGGAGGGCACACGCCCTTTCACAGCACAACCATTAGACACAAAGGAACACGAATTTTGGAAAGACAGTAAGACTGGTGAGCAACCTAAACATGATGCCTTAGTTCCACAGCCAGCAAAAACAGAGGCTATAGATAAAAAGGATTCACAGAGCAAAGACAAAATGCCTTCACCTCTATCAGAACAGATTTTGGAAACCGATTCACAAAAGAAAGGGGAAGCCAGTTTTGCAGAACCTGCTGCAAAACCTCCTGTTTCTCAAGAACAGAAAGATTTGTCATCTGAACTGCCTAAAGGgagcaaaacagaagaaaggactGCAGATGTGCCCTTGCCATCCAGCCAAGTAATCTCTATGAAACTTAAAGATGACCTTAAAGATGTCCAAGAGCTTGCCATCACCCATGGCGGAAGTTCTCTGTTGCCATCAGAACCCAAGGCAGATGCAGCCAAAAGTGAACTTCCTTCAGACTCATCTCCCTCTGTCCTGCAGAGGCTTCCGCCCGAAGACAgttccaaaacaaaacaggaaccCACTGATCAACTCTTTGCCAAAGATCTCACTAAAGATGAACAGATCCACAGAGACAAGACACCAGCTCTTCAAGGAGAAGTCTCAGCAGTAAGTGTAGATGGCCTGAAACCACCGAGCACACAGAAGATCCCTGCTTGGGGGGAGGAAAAGGACATGACTAAGGATGAGAGTGATGAGGAGGAAAGATATGACTTCTATGATAAAGGAGAGGCTCGAATACTAGACGATGGTAGATTTACCACAAAACCTGAAGAGAAGACACTTTCTCTAGACAAAGCAGACTTTCAAAAGGATAGTGAAGCTAAAAAGTTACCTGacattttcaaagctgaaaaAGACATAGACCAAAGGGGGCTACCCGCAACAATAGACACAAAAAAGGAGGTGCAGCCAACCACAGAGGTGCCCCTAGGCAAATTAAGCCAGGAACTGATCCTTGAGAAAACAACAGAGCACCCTGATACCACGCAATTATCTGGAACAGCGGAGAAGGCCCCTGAGGCACCAGGTTTAACCAGTGACAAGACTCCTACTCTAGAACCTCCTCAAGcaaaagatgttaaaaaagaCACCAAGGAGGATAAGATGAGTGTTTTGGATTCAGTTACTCATGAAATGACAATAGAAGAGGATCGATCGGGAATGTCAAAGTATTTTGAAACCTCTGCTCTGAAAGAGGAAGCAACCAAAGGAGACGTTCTGAAACAAGGCAGTGATTACTACGAGCTAAGTGACACCAAAGAGAGTGCGTATGAGCCTTATCAGGCAGATCATCTAATACCtgaaaacaaagaggaagaggaggaagaattaCAGACAGAAGTAGATCAGCAGCAGAGTGTACCTGGTCATGAAATAGGGTACAGTACCCTTGCTCAGAGCTTTCCACCAGACAAGTCTGAGGAACCAAGTTCCCCAACAGAAAGAATGTTCACTATTGACCCCAAGGTCTATGGGGATAAGAGAGAACTCCACAGTAAAAATAAAGATGACCTGACTCTGAGCAGGAGCTTGGGACTTGGGGGTAGATCTGCAATTGAACAGAGAAGTATGTCTATTAACCTGCCCATGTCCTGCTTGGATTCAATAGCTCTAGGATTTAGCTTTGGCCGTGCACATGATCTCTCTCCCCTTGCTTCAGATATTCTAACAAACACTAGTGGAAGCATGGATGAGGGTGACGACTACTTGCCAGCAACCACACcagcgttggagaaggctccctGCTTCCCCATTGATAGTAGAGATGAAGATGAACACACcgaagaggaaaaaacaatgcCTGAAGAAAATGTCCAGCCTGAGACCTTGGTTGAGTCACCTTTTCCAGCCAAAGACTATTACAAAAATGGTGCTGTAATGGCTCCTGATCTCCCTGAAATGTTAGACTTAGCAGGGACAAGATCTAGATTAGCTTCTGTGAGTGCAGATGCTGAGGTGGCGCAAAAGAAGTCAGTTCCTTCTGACACTGTTGTGGaagacagcagcacagccctgccacCTGTGACAGATGAAAACCACATAACGCTAAAAGCTGAAAGTCAGCTGGAAGACTTAGGCTACTGTGTTTTCAATAAGTACACAGTCCCACTCCCTTCTCCAGTTCAGGACAGTGAGAATTTAACAGGTGAAACCTGTCCATTTTATGAAGGCACCGATGAAAAACTGAGACGTGGCCTAGCTCCCGACCTGTCTTTAATAGAAGTGAAGCTGGCAGCAgctgaaaaatcaaaagaagagtTTCTCAGTGAAAAAGATTTGGGTCAGCATGCCACTGGTGAATCTGTTCTGGTGAGGGACTTtgagcaggagaaaaaagacAAGTTGGATACGGTGCTAGAAAAAAGTGAAGATCAAGTTGATTCTAAAGAGGTCTATCCCATTAAAGGTGCAGAGCCAGAGAAGACAAGACCTGAGGCAATCTTAGAAGTGAAAGAAGAAGGCACAGTTGATAAAGTTCATGTAACTGATGATGCTGTGTATGACAGAATATTAGCTACAGAGgtagcaaaagaaaaagatgctgtttctttgTTGATTGAGAAGGAGAAGACTCTTAGTGTTGTTCCTGAAATGGCTGAGATAGACACTCCAATAAAACCAGATTATAATGCTATAAAGCACGATTTGGAAGTggctgcaaggagagcagaccAAGAATATCAGAGTCAATTAGATACTAAGATCCGTGAGGTTGTTTCTCCCCCTCCAGGGCAGGACAAAGCCTCTGTTAAAAGAGCAGAGCCTGAACCTCAAGAAACCCCGCAGAAAGATCAGACCGCTTTGTCCAGAGAAACAAAGGATGCAGATATACCTTCCAAGACTGAGCTTAGTCATTTGAAGGACAACACCAAACTGACTGAAACAGAAATTAAGGAGAAGGTAACTAAGCCCGATCTGGTACATCAAGAAGCAGTTGATAAAGAGGAATCATACGAATCTAGTGGAGAGCATGATCAAGCCCAAGAAGGTTTGAATGGAGAATCCTTGAAACCAGAGGATATCAAAGGAGAACCTCCAAAACCTCCTGTGTCAGGGGAAGACACTCCTGCAGAGTTACCAGCAAAGGAGCCCTCCGTGGAGCTCCCCCTTCCGAAAGCTGAGCCTCTGCAAGAAGAGACTGCTGATGTTCAGATGGAGAGCATACCACAGCCTGCAGAGGGAATTGAAAAGATTCCAGATGCAGCTGTGAAACCCATGGAAATCCAAAAGCTGCTGCCATGTGAAGTGCCAGCCGAGGCCACAGAAAGGGAAGAACATGAGGAAGAAGAGGTAGAAGgaggacaagaagaaaaagaagaggataaACAGCAACTTATATCAGAAGTGCCCCCAGAAGTAGACTTAGGGAAGCCTACCAGCGAAGAAATGCCAGCCAAGGTTGGCCCAGAAGCACTACTTGAACTGAAAGGCATTATTGAATCTGTGGTGACAGTAGAGGACGACTTTATCACGGTGGTGCAGACAACAGTTGATGAGGGTGAATCGGCTTCTCACAGCGTGAGGTTTGCTGCTACCCAGGAAGACATGGAAACAGGGGACTCCCAGGCTGAAGAGGAGCTGGAGATAGAGGAAGTGGCTGACATTCATGCTGAGCCCAAGGAGGGCTCCCCAGAAGCACCTGCTACACCTGAGAGAGAAGAAATCCTGCTCACTGACTACAAGACAGAGACGTGTGATGATTACAAAGATGAAACAACTATCGATGACTCCATCATGGACACGGACAGTCTCTGGGCGGATACTCAAGGTGTGCATTatcctttttgttttgtctgttaaatatttttgcttccaaATCATAATGatcaaaaagcaaaattattgtaATAGTAACAGTAATCTCaatgtatttcagaaatgtgaaatagcctgccttttttttattaaatcatcTACTCTGTCTTCAACTATTTTTACCCCGCTCCTCCACAGTATTGTTAACATTTGTTACTAATCTTTTGTTTGTTGTTATAATTTGCTCTGATCCTACAGATGATGATAGGAGCATCATGACTGAACAGTTAGAGACTGTTCCTaaagaggagaaggcagagagagaatTGCGAAGATCATCTCTCGATAAGCATAAAAAAGAGAAACCTTTTAAAACTGGGCGAGGCAGGATTTCTACTCCTGAAAGGAAAATAGCTAAAAAGGAACCTAGCACACTCTCCAGAGATgaagtgagaaggaaaaaaggttcATTTAACACTCCCTATtacaatatatattatatatatatatattttgtactaCTGTGCAGTACTATCAGGTTACTCTGTTGTAGAAGATGTGTATCTTAATAGTATTAACTGCAGTGCTTTTTAACTAGACATTGTACAATTATATGAAAAGCTATGTGCAAGGCTCACTG
It includes:
- the MAP2 gene encoding microtubule-associated protein 2 isoform X6, translated to MAEERKDEAKAPHWTSSQLTEASSHPHSPELKDQGGAGAGLVRSANGFPYREDEEPGLGGQEQQGTYSRTKENGINGELSAGDRETAEEVSARIVQVVTAEAVAVLKGEQEKEAQHKDQPGPLPLAVEESANLPPSPPPSPAAEQTGTLEEEEEAVESPMAVEAKPAALPGKQLGKEHGLVEPADQAKGLREGQPDSGLEAKGCREDKVPSVASSRETVTVVAETPPKDTSPSLAEEATKMENRVQEGTRPFTAQPLDTKEHEFWKDSKTGEQPKHDALVPQPAKTEAIDKKDSQSKDKMPSPLSEQILETDSQKKGEASFAEPAAKPPVSQEQKDLSSELPKGSKTEERTADVPLPSSQVISMKLKDDLKDVQELAITHGGSSLLPSEPKADAAKSELPSDSSPSVLQRLPPEDSSKTKQEPTDQLFAKDLTKDEQIHRDKTPALQGEVSAVSVDGLKPPSTQKIPAWGEEKDMTKDESDEEERYDFYDKGEARILDDGRFTTKPEEKTLSLDKADFQKDSEAKKLPDIFKAEKDIDQRGLPATIDTKKEVQPTTEVPLGKLSQELILEKTTEHPDTTQLSGTAEKAPEAPGLTSDKTPTLEPPQAKDVKKDTKEDKMSVLDSVTHEMTIEEDRSGMSKYFETSALKEEATKGDVLKQGSDYYELSDTKESAYEPYQADHLIPENKEEEEEELQTEVDQQQSVPGHEIGYSTLAQSFPPDKSEEPSSPTERMFTIDPKVYGDKRELHSKNKDDLTLSRSLGLGGRSAIEQRSMSINLPMSCLDSIALGFSFGRAHDLSPLASDILTNTSGSMDEGDDYLPATTPALEKAPCFPIDSRDEDEHTEEEKTMPEENVQPETLVESPFPAKDYYKNGAVMAPDLPEMLDLAGTRSRLASVSADAEVAQKKSVPSDTVVEDSSTALPPVTDENHITLKAESQLEDLGYCVFNKYTVPLPSPVQDSENLTGETCPFYEGTDEKLRRGLAPDLSLIEVKLAAAEKSKEEFLSEKDLGQHATGESVLVRDFEQEKKDKLDTVLEKSEDQVDSKEVYPIKGAEPEKTRPEAILEVKEEGTVDKVHVTDDAVYDRILATEVAKEKDAVSLLIEKEKTLSVVPEMAEIDTPIKPDYNAIKHDLEVAARRADQEYQSQLDTKIREVVSPPPGQDKASVKRAEPEPQETPQKDQTALSRETKDADIPSKTELSHLKDNTKLTETEIKEKVTKPDLVHQEAVDKEESYESSGEHDQAQEGLNGESLKPEDIKGEPPKPPVSGEDTPAELPAKEPSVELPLPKAEPLQEETADVQMESIPQPAEGIEKIPDAAVKPMEIQKLLPCEVPAEATEREEHEEEEVEGGQEEKEEDKQQLISEVPPEVDLGKPTSEEMPAKVGPEALLELKGIIESVVTVEDDFITVVQTTVDEGESASHSVRFAATQEDMETGDSQAEEELEIEEVADIHAEPKEGSPEAPATPEREEILLTDYKTETCDDYKDETTIDDSIMDTDSLWADTQDDDRSIMTEQLETVPKEEKAERELRRSSLDKHKKEKPFKTGRGRISTPERKIAKKEPSTLSRDEVRRKKAVYKKAELAKKTEVQAHSPSRKIILKPAIKYTRPTHLSCVKRKQTAAGGETNQAPGVFKQAKEKLSDGVSKSPEKRSSLPRPSSILPPRRGLSGDRDREENSLSLTTSLSSSVRRTTRSEPIRSRTGKSGTSTPTTPGSTAITPGTPPSYSSRTPGTPGTPSYSRTPHTPGTPKSAILVPTEKKVAIIRTPPKSPATPKQLRVINQPLPDLKNVRSKIGSTDNIKYQPKGGQVRILNKKIDFSDIQSRCGSRDNIKHSAGGGNVQIVTKKIDLSHVTSKCGSLKNIHHKPGGGRVKIESVKLDFKEKAQAKVGSLENAHHVPGGGNVKIDSQKLNFREHAKARVDHGAEIITQSPGRSSVASPRRLSNVSSSGSINLLESPQLATLAEDVTAALAKQGL
- the MAP2 gene encoding microtubule-associated protein 2 isoform X14 translates to MAEERKDEAKAPHWTSSQLTEASSHPHSPELKDQGGAGAGLVRSANGFPYREDEEPGLGGQEQQGTYSRTKENGINGELSAGDRETAEEVSARIVQVVTAEAVAVLKGEQEKEAQHKDQPGPLPLAVEESANLPPSPPPSPAAEQTGTLEEEEEAVESPMAVEAKPAALPGKQLGKEHGLVEPADQAKGLREGQPDSGLEAKGCREDKVPSVASSRETVTVVAETPPKDTSPSLAEEATKMENRVQEGTRPFTAQPLDTKEHEFWKDSKTGEQPKHDALVPQPAKTEAIDKKDSQSKDKMPSPLSEQILETDSQKKGEASFAEPAAKPPVSQEQKDLSSELPKGSKTEERTADVPLPSSQVISMKLKDDLKDVQELAITHGGSSLLPSEPKADAAKSELPSDSSPSVLQRLPPEDSSKTKQEPTDQLFAKDLTKDEQIHRDKTPALQGEVSAVSVDGLKPPSTQKIPAWGEEKDMTKDESDEEERYDFYDKGEARILDDGRFTTKPEEKTLSLDKADFQKDSEAKKLPDIFKAEKDIDQRGLPATIDTKKEVQPTTEVPLGKLSQELILEKTTEHPDTTQLSGTAEKAPEAPGLTSDKTPTLEPPQAKDVKKDTKEDKMSVLDSVTHEMTIEEDRSGMSKYFETSALKEEATKGDVLKQGSDYYELSDTKESAYEPYQADHLIPENKEEEEEELQTEVDQQQSVPGHEIGYSTLAQSFPPDKSEEPSSPTERMFTIDPKVYGDKRELHSKNKDDLTLSRSLGLGGRSAIEQRSMSINLPMSCLDSIALGFSFGRAHDLSPLASDILTNTSGSMDEGDDYLPATTPALEKAPCFPIDSRDEDEHTEEEKTMPEENVQPETLVESPFPAKDYYKNGAVMAPDLPEMLDLAGTRSRLASVSADAEVAQKKSVPSDTVVEDSSTALPPVTDENHITLKAESQLEDLGYCVFNKYTVPLPSPVQDSENLTGETCPFYEGTDEKLRRGLAPDLSLIEVKLAAAEKSKEEFLSEKDLGQHATGESVLVRDFEQEKKDKLDTVLEKSEDQVDSKEVYPIKGAEPEKTRPEAILEVKEEGTVDKVHVTDDAVYDRILATEVAKEKDAVSLLIEKEKTLSVVPEMAEIDTPIKPDYNAIKHDLEVAARRADQEYQSQLDTKIREVVSPPPGQDKASVKRAEPEPQETPQKDQTALSRETKDADIPSKTELSHLKDNTKLTETEIKEKVTKPDLVHQEAVDKEESYESSGEHDQAQEGLNGESLKPEDIKGEPPKPPVSGEDTPAELPAKEPSVELPLPKAEPLQEETADVQMESIPQPAEGIEKIPDAAVKPMEIQKLLPCEVPAEATEREEHEEEEVEGGQEEKEEDKQQLISEVPPEVDLGKPTSEEMPAKVGPEALLELKGIIESVVTVEDDFITVVQTTVDEGESASHSVRFAATQEDMETGDSQAEEELEIEEVADIHAEPKEGSPEAPATPEREEILLTDYKTETCDDYKDETTIDDSIMDTDSLWADTQDDDRSIMTEQLETVPKEEKAERELRRSSLDKHKKEKPFKTGRGRISTPERKIAKKEPSTLSRDEVRRKKVYKKAELAKKTEVQAHSPSRKIILKPAIKYTRPTHLSCVKRKQTAAGGETNQAPGVFKQAKEKLSDGVSKSPEKRSSLPRPSSILPPRRGLSGDRDREENSLSLTTSLSSSVRRTTRSEPIRSRTGKSGTSTPTTPGSTAITPGTPPSYSSRTPGTPGTPSYSRTPHTPGTPKSAILVPTEKKVAIIRTPPKSPATPKQLRVINQPLPDLKNVRSKIGSTDNIKYQPKGGQVQIVTKKIDLSHVTSKCGSLKNIHHKPGGGRVKIESVKLDFKEKAQAKVGSLENAHHVPGGGNVKIDSQKLNFREHAKARVDHGAEIITQSPGRSSVASPRRLSNVSSSGSINLLESPQLATLAEDVTAALAKQGL
- the MAP2 gene encoding microtubule-associated protein 2 isoform X13, which encodes MAEERKDEAKAPHWTSSQLTEASSHPHSPELKDQGGAGAGLVRSANGFPYREDEEPGLGGQEQQGTYSRTKENGINGELSAGDRETAEEVSARIVQVVTAEAVAVLKGEQEKEAQHKDQPGPLPLAVEESANLPPSPPPSPAAEQTGTLEEEEEAVESPMAVEAKPAALPGKQLGKEHGLVEPADQAKGLREGQPDSGLEAKGCREDKVPSVASSRETVTVVAETPPKDTSPSLAEEATKMENRVQEGTRPFTAQPLDTKEHEFWKDSKTGEQPKHDALVPQPAKTEAIDKKDSQSKDKMPSPLSEQILETDSQKKGEASFAEPAAKPPVSQEQKDLSSELPKGSKTEERTADVPLPSSQVISMKLKDDLKDVQELAITHGGSSLLPSEPKADAAKSELPSDSSPSVLQRLPPEDSSKTKQEPTDQLFAKDLTKDEQIHRDKTPALQGEVSAVSVDGLKPPSTQKIPAWGEEKDMTKDESDEEERYDFYDKGEARILDDGRFTTKPEEKTLSLDKADFQKDSEAKKLPDIFKAEKDIDQRGLPATIDTKKEVQPTTEVPLGKLSQELILEKTTEHPDTTQLSGTAEKAPEAPGLTSDKTPTLEPPQAKDVKKDTKEDKMSVLDSVTHEMTIEEDRSGMSKYFETSALKEEATKGDVLKQGSDYYELSDTKESAYEPYQADHLIPENKEEEEEELQTEVDQQQSVPGHEIGYSTLAQSFPPDKSEEPSSPTERMFTIDPKVYGDKRELHSKNKDDLTLSRSLGLGGRSAIEQRSMSINLPMSCLDSIALGFSFGRAHDLSPLASDILTNTSGSMDEGDDYLPATTPALEKAPCFPIDSRDEDEHTEEEKTMPEENVQPETLVESPFPAKDYYKNGAVMAPDLPEMLDLAGTRSRLASVSADAEVAQKKSVPSDTVVEDSSTALPPVTDENHITLKAESQLEDLGYCVFNKYTVPLPSPVQDSENLTGETCPFYEGTDEKLRRGLAPDLSLIEVKLAAAEKSKEEFLSEKDLGQHATGESVLVRDFEQEKKDKLDTVLEKSEDQVDSKEVYPIKGAEPEKTRPEAILEVKEEGTVDKVHVTDDAVYDRILATEVAKEKDAVSLLIEKEKTLSVVPEMAEIDTPIKPDYNAIKHDLEVAARRADQEYQSQLDTKIREVVSPPPGQDKASVKRAEPEPQETPQKDQTALSRETKDADIPSKTELSHLKDNTKLTETEIKEKVTKPDLVHQEAVDKEESYESSGEHDQAQEGLNGESLKPEDIKGEPPKPPVSGEDTPAELPAKEPSVELPLPKAEPLQEETADVQMESIPQPAEGIEKIPDAAVKPMEIQKLLPCEVPAEATEREEHEEEEVEGGQEEKEEDKQQLISEVPPEVDLGKPTSEEMPAKVGPEALLELKGIIESVVTVEDDFITVVQTTVDEGESASHSVRFAATQEDMETGDSQAEEELEIEEVADIHAEPKEGSPEAPATPEREEILLTDYKTETCDDYKDETTIDDSIMDTDSLWADTQDDDRSIMTEQLETVPKEEKAERELRRSSLDKHKKEKPFKTGRGRISTPERKIAKKEPSTLSRDEVRRKKAVYKKAELAKKTEVQAHSPSRKIILKPAIKYTRPTHLSCVKRKQTAGGETNQAPGVFKQAKEKLSDGVSKSPEKRSSLPRPSSILPPRRGLSGDRDREENSLSLTTSLSSSVRRTTRSEPIRSRTGKSGTSTPTTPGSTAITPGTPPSYSSRTPGTPGTPSYSRTPHTPGTPKSAILVPTEKKVAIIRTPPKSPATPKQLRVINQPLPDLKNVRSKIGSTDNIKYQPKGGQVQIVTKKIDLSHVTSKCGSLKNIHHKPGGGRVKIESVKLDFKEKAQAKVGSLENAHHVPGGGNVKIDSQKLNFREHAKARVDHGAEIITQSPGRSSVASPRRLSNVSSSGSINLLESPQLATLAEDVTAALAKQGL
- the MAP2 gene encoding microtubule-associated protein 2 isoform X7, giving the protein MAEERKDEAKAPHWTSSQLTEASSHPHSPELKDQGGAGAGLVRSANGFPYREDEEPGLGGQEQQGTYSRTKENGINGELSAGDRETAEEVSARIVQVVTAEAVAVLKGEQEKEAQHKDQPGPLPLAVEESANLPPSPPPSPAAEQTGTLEEEEEAVESPMAVEAKPAALPGKQLGKEHGLVEPADQAKGLREGQPDSGLEAKGCREDKVPSVASSRETVTVVAETPPKDTSPSLAEEATKMENRVQEGTRPFTAQPLDTKEHEFWKDSKTGEQPKHDALVPQPAKTEAIDKKDSQSKDKMPSPLSEQILETDSQKKGEASFAEPAAKPPVSQEQKDLSSELPKGSKTEERTADVPLPSSQVISMKLKDDLKDVQELAITHGGSSLLPSEPKADAAKSELPSDSSPSVLQRLPPEDSSKTKQEPTDQLFAKDLTKDEQIHRDKTPALQGEVSAVSVDGLKPPSTQKIPAWGEEKDMTKDESDEEERYDFYDKGEARILDDGRFTTKPEEKTLSLDKADFQKDSEAKKLPDIFKAEKDIDQRGLPATIDTKKEVQPTTEVPLGKLSQELILEKTTEHPDTTQLSGTAEKAPEAPGLTSDKTPTLEPPQAKDVKKDTKEDKMSVLDSVTHEMTIEEDRSGMSKYFETSALKEEATKGDVLKQGSDYYELSDTKESAYEPYQADHLIPENKEEEEEELQTEVDQQQSVPGHEIGYSTLAQSFPPDKSEEPSSPTERMFTIDPKVYGDKRELHSKNKDDLTLSRSLGLGGRSAIEQRSMSINLPMSCLDSIALGFSFGRAHDLSPLASDILTNTSGSMDEGDDYLPATTPALEKAPCFPIDSRDEDEHTEEEKTMPEENVQPETLVESPFPAKDYYKNGAVMAPDLPEMLDLAGTRSRLASVSADAEVAQKKSVPSDTVVEDSSTALPPVTDENHITLKAESQLEDLGYCVFNKYTVPLPSPVQDSENLTGETCPFYEGTDEKLRRGLAPDLSLIEVKLAAAEKSKEEFLSEKDLGQHATGESVLVRDFEQEKKDKLDTVLEKSEDQVDSKEVYPIKGAEPEKTRPEAILEVKEEGTVDKVHVTDDAVYDRILATEVAKEKDAVSLLIEKEKTLSVVPEMAEIDTPIKPDYNAIKHDLEVAARRADQEYQSQLDTKIREVVSPPPGQDKASVKRAEPEPQETPQKDQTALSRETKDADIPSKTELSHLKDNTKLTETEIKEKVTKPDLVHQEAVDKEESYESSGEHDQAQEGLNGESLKPEDIKGEPPKPPVSGEDTPAELPAKEPSVELPLPKAEPLQEETADVQMESIPQPAEGIEKIPDAAVKPMEIQKLLPCEVPAEATEREEHEEEEVEGGQEEKEEDKQQLISEVPPEVDLGKPTSEEMPAKVGPEALLELKGIIESVVTVEDDFITVVQTTVDEGESASHSVRFAATQEDMETGDSQAEEELEIEEVADIHAEPKEGSPEAPATPEREEILLTDYKTETCDDYKDETTIDDSIMDTDSLWADTQDDDRSIMTEQLETVPKEEKAERELRRSSLDKHKKEKPFKTGRGRISTPERKIAKKEPSTLSRDEVRRKKAVYKKAELAKKTEVQAHSPSRKIILKPAIKYTRPTHLSCVKRKQTAGGETNQAPGVFKQAKEKLSDGVSKSPEKRSSLPRPSSILPPRRGLSGDRDREENSLSLTTSLSSSVRRTTRSEPIRSRTGKSGTSTPTTPGSTAITPGTPPSYSSRTPGTPGTPSYSRTPHTPGTPKSAILVPTEKKVAIIRTPPKSPATPKQLRVINQPLPDLKNVRSKIGSTDNIKYQPKGGQVRILNKKIDFSDIQSRCGSRDNIKHSAGGGNVQIVTKKIDLSHVTSKCGSLKNIHHKPGGGRVKIESVKLDFKEKAQAKVGSLENAHHVPGGGNVKIDSQKLNFREHAKARVDHGAEIITQSPGRSSVASPRRLSNVSSSGSINLLESPQLATLAEDVTAALAKQGL